The sequence AAGGCATCTGTTCACTTGCTTGGACAATCTTGGACATTGTTTGACCTTGTGGACGTAAATGTCAAGAACGAATTTGGACAGCCCCACGTAAAAAAAGGCCGTCCCCGGAAGCGCGGGACGGCCTTTTTGCTGAAACCCTCGGATGAGGGCGAGGCTATTCGATGGACTGCAGGTAGCGGTAGAAGTCGGCGTCGGTGCTCAGCACCAGCCGCGAGTTGTCCTTGACCGCCTTGCGGTAGGACTCAAGGGTGCGCACGAAGGCATAGAAATTCGGGTCGCGCCCGTAGGCCTCGGCGTAGATGTTGGCCGCCGTGGCGTCGGCCTCGCCGCGAATCTCCTCGGCGCGGCGGAAGGCCTCCGATTCGATGGTGCGCAGCTCGCGCGCCATCTGCCCGAGAATATCGGCGCGCTCGCCCTCGCCCTCCGATCGGTACTGGGCGGCGACCTGCTTGCGCTCGGACACCATGCGCTCGTAGACGCGCTGGCGCACCTGCTCGACGTAGTTGATGCGCTTGATCTGCACGTCGATGAGATCGATGCCGTATTCGGGCGTCATGGCGCGCGCCTCGCGCAGCACGTTGGCGAGAATCTCCTCGCGCCCGGTGAGGCTTTCCGCGGCGATCGCCTCGCCCTCCACCTCGAACACCTCGTCGCGTACCCCGCTCGGTGGGCTGTAATCCTTGCCGCGCACCAGCTCCACCAGCAGATGGCCGGAGACGGCATCGCGCACCACCGAATCGAGGATGTCGTCGAGACGGCTGCGCGCGCCGCGCTCGTTGGCCACCGCGCGGTAGAACAGCAGGGGATCGGAAATGCGCCAGCGGGCGGTGACGTCCACCCAGATGTAGCGCTTGTCCTTGGTGGGAATCTGATTGGGGTCGCCGTCCCACTGCATGATGCGGCGCTGAAAGCGGTGCACCTCCTGAATCAGGGGCAGCTTGAAGTGCAGCCCGGACTTGCGGATATCGCCGACGGGCTTGCCGAACTGGGTGACCAGGGCCTGCTCGCCCTCATCGACGACGAACAGGCTGCCCTGGGCGAGCACGAAGGCCGCCACCGCGGCAATGATCAGCAGTTCCTTTTTCATTGGGCGCCTCCTTTGCCCGCCTGGCGCAGGGGCAGCAGCGGCAGGGCGCTGGTCGCGCCGCCGGCGTCCATGACATAGATTTCCTCGACCTGCGGCAGGATGGTTTCCAGGGTTTCCAGATAGAGGCGGCGCCGGGTGACCTCGGGCGCCTTGCGGTACTCGCCGAGCAGCGCGCTGAAGCGCAGCGCCTCGCCCTGGGCGCGATTGACGCGCTCCACGGCATAGCCCTCGGCTTCGAGAATGCGGCTGCGCGCCACGCCGCGCGCCATGGGCACCTCGCGGTTGTACTGCTCATGGGC is a genomic window of Geoalkalibacter sp. containing:
- the hflC gene encoding protease modulator HflC, giving the protein MKKELLIIAAVAAFVLAQGSLFVVDEGEQALVTQFGKPVGDIRKSGLHFKLPLIQEVHRFQRRIMQWDGDPNQIPTKDKRYIWVDVTARWRISDPLLFYRAVANERGARSRLDDILDSVVRDAVSGHLLVELVRGKDYSPPSGVRDEVFEVEGEAIAAESLTGREEILANVLREARAMTPEYGIDLIDVQIKRINYVEQVRQRVYERMVSERKQVAAQYRSEGEGERADILGQMARELRTIESEAFRRAEEIRGEADATAANIYAEAYGRDPNFYAFVRTLESYRKAVKDNSRLVLSTDADFYRYLQSIE